Below is a window of Streptomyces sp. WMMB303 DNA.
TGCACGGTGCGCGCTACTCCCGGCTGGCGCTGGTGGACGTCGTGGCCCTGGCTCCCTGGGGATCGCCGACCTACCGGCTGCTGGGCGGGCACTCCGAGGTGTTCGCCCAGCTCCCGCCCGCACTGCACGCGGCGCTGGTACGGGAGTACATCTCCTCCGTCGGCGGTCCCGGCCTGCCGGGGGACGTCGTGGCGCAGCTGGCCGAGCCGTGGCTGGACCCGGCGGGGCGGAGCGCCTTCTACCGGCAGATCGCTCAGAACGACCAGCGCTGGACCGACGAGATCGAGCAGCGGTACGGCGAGCTGACACTGCCCGTCCTCGTCTGCTGGGGCACCGACGACGCCTGGATCCCCGTCGACCGCGCGCACCGGCTGGCCGCGGCGATCCCCGGTGCCCGGCTGCGGCTGCTCGACGGCGCCGGACACCTGGTCCAGGAGGACGCCACCGCGGAGCTGACGAAGGCACTGGCCGGCTTCCTGGAGGAGTGAGCGGGTCGCCGGCCGGACGGCCTGCGGGCCTCCGACCCGGTGGCCGCCCGGCACGTGAGTGAGCACCGCCACCTATTACTCGGCAGTAGGGTCGTGGTAACTTCGCGGCCATGGCTCAAGTGCTGCGCACCCCGAAGGGGCTGCTGCGCGTCCTGAACTGGTACCCGCCGTACCGGTTCGCGGGCATCCGCGTCCTGGTGATCGCCGACGACTGGAGCAGCGCCCGGGTCCGGCTCAAACTCGGGCGGCTGAACCGCAACTACTTCGGCACCCAGTTCGGCGGTTCGCTCTACTCCATGAGCGATCCCTTCTGGGCGCTGCTCGTGGTCAACCGGCTCGGCCCGGACTACGTGGTGTGGGACAAGAGCGCAGAAGTCGAGTTCGTCTCCCCCGGCCGCGGTGACGTCTTCGCCGACTTCAAGCTCACCGAGGACCGGCTGGAGGAGATCCGCGCCGCCACGGCGGACGGATCCAAAGCGCTGCCCTGGTTCGAGTCGACGGTCACCGCGGCCGACGGCACCGTGGTCGCCCGCGTCCGCAAACAGCTCTACGTGCGCCGCAAGCGGGACAGGTGACGGAGGCGGTCCGCTCTCCCGGCTCCGGCGTGCGGGGTCCCGGCTCCCCGGGCCCCCCGAGGAGCTACCGGCCGGCCCCGGCACTCAGCCCAGCCAGCCCGGGCGCACCAGGCCGGACTCGTAGGCCAGGACGACGAGTTGGGCACGGTCGCGGACGCCCAG
It encodes the following:
- a CDS encoding alpha/beta fold hydrolase, which codes for MNDTWTLDRTYESALGTVRWAASGDPALPPVVLLHGTPWSSYTWRNVARSLAGRHRVHVWDMPGYGASAKYEGQEVSLRAQGELFAELLDHWGLEQPAVVAHDFGGAVALRAHLLHGARYSRLALVDVVALAPWGSPTYRLLGGHSEVFAQLPPALHAALVREYISSVGGPGLPGDVVAQLAEPWLDPAGRSAFYRQIAQNDQRWTDEIEQRYGELTLPVLVCWGTDDAWIPVDRAHRLAAAIPGARLRLLDGAGHLVQEDATAELTKALAGFLEE
- a CDS encoding DUF4442 domain-containing protein translates to MAQVLRTPKGLLRVLNWYPPYRFAGIRVLVIADDWSSARVRLKLGRLNRNYFGTQFGGSLYSMSDPFWALLVVNRLGPDYVVWDKSAEVEFVSPGRGDVFADFKLTEDRLEEIRAATADGSKALPWFESTVTAADGTVVARVRKQLYVRRKRDR